CCCGGCTCTTTTTTCATTGATTCTGCTCCGTGTGGCCACCTCGCTGGTTGGAGTGGGAATTCTGTATCACCGCAAAACTTTGCATTTGTCGCTCGAACTGGCATATCAAATCTACTTCGATTGGTATTGGTTCTCTGTCATTTCGCAGACTTTGCTTGAAGTTGCCATCATTTATGGTGCCTACCGCATTGCGATGAAACCGTTAGATGGGCTCAAACGGATAGGTAGCGTGATTTTTGCTTGGGTCGCCAGCGTTTGCATTCTATTGTCGCTTGCGGTCGCTCTCGGGCCGCACACACAGGGTGCTAGCTATTTCGCGACTTTGCTCGGCCAGATGCAGCAAGGTGTCAGTGTTCTCACCCTCTGCCTGCTGCTGTTTGTTTGCTTTGCCGCTCGTCCTCTTGGCTTGACCTATCGCAGCAGGGTTTTCGGCGTGATGCTGGGTATGGGAATGGCTTCGACGAGTTCCTTGGTTATGTCAACCTGGTACTCGACGAAGGCTCTGCAGTCTGTTTATTCACCGGCTTTTCTCGTAGGTGCGCTATGCGGCCTGGCAACGTTAACCGTGTGGGCGACGTACTTTGCTCTGCCTGAGCAGGAACGCGCTCTGGTACTGCTTCCCACCACATCACCGTACTTCACCTGGAACCGCATCTCAGAAGCCTTGGGAGACGAGCCTGGTCTGGTGGCCATCTCCGGCTTCCGCCCGGCGATGCTTGCTTCCGCGGAGTTGAAGGCGATGATCGTGGCGCAGAAGAGTCTCCAATCTGTTGCCGATGAACCGGCACAGGCTATGCTCGTTGACCGGATCGCGGTCGGCGCCAACTAACGTAATTCTGTTCTTAGGATCTCGAACGCGCCAGAATGGAACCGGTTACTCACACACTTACCGGTGCCCTTCTGGCGCGTTCCGGCTTTAACCGCAAAGCAGCTTACGCTACGGCGGCGATGGCGATCGCTGCTGAGTTTCCGGACATCGATACGGTCTCAAGCGTAGGTGGCCCCGTCGCGGGCTTTGTGCATCATCGTGGGATCACGCATACCTTCCTTGGCTTGCCGCTTGAGGCTGCGTTTCTGCTCGGCTGCTTCTATGGGCTACATCGTTGGCGGCTCGCACGAGCTCGCAATCGGGGTGTGAGCGATCTGAGTTCGATCACGGCAGCGCCGGTGCGGTGGGGGATGCTTTATCTCCTCATGCTGCTCGCGCTGTGCTCGCACCTGCTGCTCGACTTCACGAACAACTACGGCATCCGTCCCTTCGCGCCCTTCAATCCGCACTGGTACGCGGCCTCGATCGTCTTCATCTTCGATCCGCTACTCTTTGTCTTCCTGCTCGCAGGGTTGCTTTTGCCCGCTCTACTGCGGCTGGTTGGCAGCGAGATCTCCAGTACCCGGTCGCGATCGCGCGCCTTCTCCTCAAAGGCGCCTGCGCAGGTTGTCCTCACCGTGATTGCGGGCTATTACCTCTTGCGTGTCTATGAGCATCTCCGCGCAGGGCAACTTGCCCAGGCGCAGTTTCTGGCGCTCGCGGCACCGAACGACGCTGGTTCGCCTACACCGATCCTCACGGCGCAGCGTTCGCTGGTTAGCCCCGATCCGCTTAGCGTCTTCCGCTGGCACGCCGTCACCGACTTCGGCCCGGCATACCTGCTCGCTGAGATCGATACCTACCGTGGCACCATCCTCTCGGCCGACACCACGGAGCGTAAAGCCAATACGGCTGATCCCACGATCCGCGCGGCTATCGAGTCGCCCATCGGGCGTGCTTATCTTGACTGGTCATCGATGCCCTGGATCGCGGTCGATCGTCCTGACCTGGGGATCACGCCGGGGCAGCCTACGGTCGTCACTTTCACCGATCCGCGCTTCATGGGCGACGTCCCGATCCTGCGTTCCCGCAGCCGCACCCCGCTTACCGCGACGGTAGAGCTGGACACTCAAAATCACGTCCTCGCCCAGACACTCGACGGCAAGCTGCAACCCTAAGCCTTTGGGCTGACTGTCC
This genomic interval from Acidobacteriaceae bacterium contains the following:
- a CDS encoding metal-dependent hydrolase yields the protein MEPVTHTLTGALLARSGFNRKAAYATAAMAIAAEFPDIDTVSSVGGPVAGFVHHRGITHTFLGLPLEAAFLLGCFYGLHRWRLARARNRGVSDLSSITAAPVRWGMLYLLMLLALCSHLLLDFTNNYGIRPFAPFNPHWYAASIVFIFDPLLFVFLLAGLLLPALLRLVGSEISSTRSRSRAFSSKAPAQVVLTVIAGYYLLRVYEHLRAGQLAQAQFLALAAPNDAGSPTPILTAQRSLVSPDPLSVFRWHAVTDFGPAYLLAEIDTYRGTILSADTTERKANTADPTIRAAIESPIGRAYLDWSSMPWIAVDRPDLGITPGQPTVVTFTDPRFMGDVPILRSRSRTPLTATVELDTQNHVLAQTLDGKLQP